CTTCGAAAAAGCGGCGCGACGCACGTCTCGCTTGTAGCCACGCAGCTTTTGCGTTCGCTTGAAGCCGGGGAAGACCTCTCCGGCGCACGGGCGATACTCCTCGGTGGAAGCGCTGTACCTTCGGGCCTTCTGGACCGGGCCTTCGGCGCCGGGCTCTCTGTGCACACAAGCTACGGTCTGACCGAGATGGCCTCGCAGGTAACGACGACCCGGCCCGGAGCCGACCGCGCCGAGCTGGCGACCTCCGGGCGTGTCCTGCCGCACCGCGAGCTACGCATCTCGGGCGGGGGTGAGATCCTTGTCCGGGGTGAGACGCTCTTTGCGGGTTACGCAGGGCGGGATGGAACGGCATCCCCCCTGGATCCCGACGGCTGGTTTCACACAAAAGACCTCGGATACCTCGACGAAAGCGGGCTGCTCACCGTGACCGGACGGCTCGACAACCTTTTTATCTCCGGCGGAGAGAACATCCAGCCGGAGGAGGTAGAGGAGGAACTGCGTCGCCTGGCCGGGGTCGTGGACGCCGTCGTGGTCCCGGTTGCGGACAGAGAGTTCGGGGAACGGCCCGTCGCGTTCGTAAAAGCGAAGGCGTTGCGGTCCGACCTCGACGAGCGGCTCCGGAGAAAGCTGCCGGGGTTCAAGGTCCCGGCGGCGTTCTTTGACTGGCCGGACGACGCCCCGCAGGGTATGAAGCTGGACCGGGCGTTTTTCAGGAGACGAGCCGCCGAACTCCGGTGAGG
This sequence is a window from Rubrobacter indicoceani. Protein-coding genes within it:
- the menE gene encoding o-succinylbenzoate--CoA ligase, whose translation is MSRERLPQHVACPVRSAAERCGGAVAISSPEENLTFSELDATVTGMAGKILLCGLGGERVGIYSEKSAARIALIFALIRSGSVAAPISTRIPPDEAPEMLFRAGCSSLVSDFPEALRAARDKGLETFIPEKLTGPENAAPGPDPPEIPLARPATVVFTSGSTGAPRAALHTFGNHYANAVGSSKNIPLAPGDIWLHSLPLFHVGGLSILFRCVRAGATIALPGPDETPGEALRKSGATHVSLVATQLLRSLEAGEDLSGARAILLGGSAVPSGLLDRAFGAGLSVHTSYGLTEMASQVTTTRPGADRAELATSGRVLPHRELRISGGGEILVRGETLFAGYAGRDGTASPLDPDGWFHTKDLGYLDESGLLTVTGRLDNLFISGGENIQPEEVEEELRRLAGVVDAVVVPVADREFGERPVAFVKAKALRSDLDERLRRKLPGFKVPAAFFDWPDDAPQGMKLDRAFFRRRAAELR